One genomic segment of Labrus bergylta chromosome 17, fLabBer1.1, whole genome shotgun sequence includes these proteins:
- the tbx5a gene encoding T-box transcription factor TBX5-A: MADQEETFGLPNSPGGSDSREVPSENKSEKQNGTSSKSPSSQTTYIQQGMEGIKVYLHERELWVKFHEVGTEMIITKAGRRMFPSFKVKVTGLNPKTKYILLMDVVPADDHRYKFADNKWSVTGKAEPAMPGRLYVHPDSPATGAHWMRQLVSFQKLKLTNNHLDPFGHIILNSMHKYQPRIHIVKADENNGFGSKNTAFCTHVFPETAFIAVTSYQNHKITQLKIENNPFAKGFRGSDDMELHRMSRMQSTKEYPVVPRSTVRQRVGSSQSPFSGDVQGMATPSTLSSQYSQCENGVTSTSQDMLPQSGSYPLPHEPGQEYHCIKRKVEDDCHSGEHSYKKSYLESSSSEEDHYYRPIGYAQSLGLAGGPYRNESSQRQACMYASASQGAEPVPSLEDISCNTWASVSPYGSCSVTTMQPMERLPYQHFSAHFTSGSLVSRLGGVGGHASPQLADGHHAAMYQSSMTHQTLGRQCSPGAGIQSPTAGLQGNEYLYTHGIPRTLSPHQYHTVHSVSIMPEWNENS, encoded by the exons ATGGCGGACCAAGAGGAAACTTTTGGCCTTCCAAACTCTCCTGGTGGCTCGGATTCAAGGGAAGTACCGAGCGAgaataaatcagagaaacagAACGGGACCTCAAGCAAATCCCCATCGTCACAGACAACTTACATTCAACAG ggaaTGGAGGGAATCAAAGTCTACCTGCACGAGAGGGAACTCTGGGTGAAGTTTCACGAGGTGGGAACGGAGATGATCATCACCAAAGCCGGGAG GCGAATGTTCCCCAGCTTCAAAGTAAAGGTCACAGGATTAAACCCCAAAACTAAATATATCCTCCTGATGGATGTTGTTCCTGCGGATGACCATCGATACAAATTCGCCGATAATAAATG GTCTGTAACCGGGAAGGCAGAGCCCGCCATGCCCGGCAGGCTCTACGTGCATCCGGACTCTCCCGCCACGGGCGCCCACTGGATGAGGCAGCTCGTGTCCTTCCAGAAACTCAAACTGACAAACAACCACCTGGACCCATTCGGACAC aTCATCCTAAACTCAATGCACAAGTACCAACCGAGGATCCACATCGTGAAGGCGGATGAAAATAACGGCTTCGGCTCCAAAAACACGGCCTTCTGCACTCACGTTTTCCCGGAGACAGCCTTCATAGCAGTCACGTCCTATCAGAACCATAAG aTAACCCAGCTGAAGATTGAGAACAACCCATTTGCAAAAGGCTTTCGTGGAAGTGACGACATGGAGCTACACCGGATGTCCAGAATGCAAAG TACCAAGGAGTATCCGGTGGTACCTCGCAGTACGGTGCGTCAAAGGGTGGGCTCCAGCCAGAGCCCCTTCAGCGGGGATGTCCAGGGTATGGCCACCCCAAGCACATTGAGCTCCCAGTATTCCCAGTGTGAGAACGGGGTCACCAGCACCTCGCAGGACATGCTGCCTCAGTCAGGCTCCTACCCACTGCCACATGAGCCAGGCCAGGAGTACCACTGCATCAAGAGAAAAG TGGAGGATGACTGTCACTCAGGTGAGCACAGCTATAAGAAGTCCTACCTGGAGAGCTCGTCCAGCGAGGAGGACCATTACTACCGTCCTATAGGCTACGCCCAGAGCCTTGGCCTAGCTGGCGGGCCGTACCGCAATGAATCCAGCCAGCGGCAGGCCTGCATGTACGCAAGCGCCTCGCAGGGCGCCGAGCCAGTTCCTAGTTTGGAGGACATCAGCTGCAACACATGGGCCAGCGTCTCACCTTACGGGAGCTGCTCCGTAACCACCATGCAGCCAATGGAGCGGCTGCCGTACCAACACTTCTCGGCACACTTCACCTCAGGGTCTCTGGTGTCCAGACTCGGCGGGGTCGGGGGCCACGCCTCTCCGCAGCTGGCCGACGGCCACCATGCTGCAATGTACCAGAGCTCCATGACCCACCAGACTCTGGGCCGCCAGTGCAGTCCTGGGGCGGGGATCCAGTCACCCACAGCCGGTCTGCAAGGAAACGAGTACCTCTATACACACGGCATACCACGTACACTATCACCACACCAGTACCACACTGTACATAGTGTCAGCATCATGCCGGAGTGGAACGAAAACAGCTAA